The following proteins come from a genomic window of Proteiniphilum propionicum:
- a CDS encoding sugar phosphate isomerase/epimerase family protein: MNKREFIKSAAAIAGATVVSPLSATISPIETVTPSLGLSSTLVDNKPKQKVALKKSLGLGMIKEELSLTDKFKLAVDLGFNGVELNSPVDFNMPEILEAKAKSGIELPSVVNKDHWSSPLSDPDPAVRKKCIDSVAKSLQEVKEMGGDTVLVVPGVVNEKVSYEQAYITSQNSIRELIPYAEETGMQIALENVWNNFLISPVEAKRFVDEINHPLVGWYFDIGNVLRYGWPEHWIRTLNRRIMKLHIKEFSRELMNSKGLWEGFKVDLLKGDNNWPLVMKAVKEINHQGGWLTAEVNGGDRNHLKMISAQMDEIISYL, from the coding sequence ATGAACAAACGGGAATTTATTAAATCGGCTGCCGCCATTGCGGGAGCGACAGTCGTTTCTCCCTTGTCTGCAACGATATCGCCCATTGAGACTGTCACTCCATCGTTGGGTCTATCATCAACCCTTGTAGACAATAAGCCGAAACAAAAAGTCGCCTTAAAAAAGAGCTTGGGGCTTGGAATGATCAAAGAGGAGTTGTCATTAACTGACAAATTTAAACTTGCCGTAGATCTTGGATTCAACGGTGTAGAACTAAACTCACCTGTTGATTTTAATATGCCCGAGATCCTTGAGGCAAAAGCCAAATCGGGGATTGAACTTCCCTCGGTTGTAAACAAGGACCACTGGAGTTCACCCCTTTCCGATCCCGACCCGGCCGTGAGGAAAAAGTGTATCGACTCTGTCGCGAAATCTTTGCAGGAGGTGAAAGAGATGGGTGGAGACACGGTTTTAGTCGTGCCGGGTGTAGTCAACGAAAAGGTATCTTACGAGCAGGCATACATCACTTCTCAAAACTCAATCAGAGAGCTGATTCCTTATGCAGAAGAAACAGGGATGCAAATTGCTTTGGAAAACGTATGGAACAATTTCCTCATAAGTCCGGTGGAAGCAAAAAGATTTGTTGATGAAATAAATCATCCTCTTGTAGGATGGTATTTCGATATTGGTAATGTGCTGCGTTACGGATGGCCTGAGCATTGGATCAGGACATTAAACAGACGCATTATGAAACTCCACATCAAAGAGTTCAGCCGCGAGCTGATGAACTCCAAAGGATTGTGGGAAGGGTTCAAAGTAGATCTGCTGAAAGGCGACAATAACTGGCCTTTGGTAATGAAAGCCGTCAAAGAGATAAATCATCAGGGAGGATGGCTCACTGCAGAGGTAAACGGGGGAGACCGGAATCATCTGAAGATGATCTCGGCACAAATGGATGAGATTATATCGTATCTGTAA
- a CDS encoding Gfo/Idh/MocA family oxidoreductase produces MTTRRHFLKTIGGVTLLTIVPRNVLGKGMIAPSDELTKGIIGVGGMGRGHISYDNTRVVAMCDVDKNHLTKAAAMVKEKINLYHDFRDLILDKNVDIVHIATPPHWHGIMSVEAAKAGKDIFCEKPMTRTIGEGKRVREAIAQHGNIFRLNTWFRFKDQFYGLGTPVKPLKKLIDSGLLGWPLKVTISKHTGFDWKFFWVGKTHLEPQPVPQELDYDMWLGPAPYKPYNAHRVHQTFRGYWDYDGGGLGDMGQHYIDPVQYMLGKDNTSPVKVEVDAPQQHPDAVGTWRSITYTYEDGCQIILWGGDYGKPDTPYISGPKGNVYKNFVCDIPDWEKKLAAFPEPREQNTNFLESVRNRQKFALNEVNGHRSCTIVNMGAIALQLNRTLQFDPVNEMFVNDEEANRLIDQPMRAPWTI; encoded by the coding sequence ATGACCACCAGAAGACATTTTTTAAAAACTATCGGTGGAGTTACATTGCTGACAATTGTGCCCCGGAATGTGCTGGGGAAAGGGATGATTGCTCCCAGCGATGAACTTACCAAGGGAATTATCGGCGTGGGAGGAATGGGACGCGGTCACATTTCCTACGATAACACACGTGTTGTTGCTATGTGCGATGTCGACAAAAATCACCTTACCAAAGCAGCTGCAATGGTAAAAGAAAAGATCAACCTCTATCACGATTTTAGGGATCTTATCCTTGATAAAAACGTTGATATCGTTCACATTGCTACCCCACCCCATTGGCATGGAATTATGTCGGTTGAAGCAGCAAAGGCAGGAAAAGATATTTTCTGTGAAAAGCCGATGACAAGAACCATAGGAGAAGGGAAACGTGTTAGGGAAGCAATAGCACAACATGGTAATATTTTCCGTCTGAACACCTGGTTCCGCTTCAAGGATCAATTTTACGGCCTTGGCACCCCGGTAAAGCCGCTAAAAAAACTGATCGACAGCGGGCTCTTAGGATGGCCTCTGAAAGTGACCATCAGCAAACATACCGGTTTCGACTGGAAATTCTTCTGGGTGGGGAAAACACACCTTGAACCACAGCCTGTACCTCAGGAACTAGATTATGATATGTGGCTGGGGCCGGCTCCCTATAAGCCATACAATGCACATCGCGTTCACCAGACCTTTCGTGGTTACTGGGACTACGATGGCGGAGGATTAGGTGATATGGGACAGCACTATATCGACCCCGTACAGTACATGTTGGGTAAAGACAATACAAGTCCGGTTAAAGTGGAGGTTGATGCACCTCAACAGCATCCCGACGCAGTCGGCACATGGCGTTCAATCACTTACACTTATGAAGACGGCTGTCAGATCATACTCTGGGGTGGCGATTACGGAAAACCTGACACCCCCTATATTTCAGGGCCAAAAGGAAATGTTTACAAAAACTTTGTTTGCGATATCCCCGACTGGGAAAAGAAACTGGCTGCATTCCCCGAACCACGCGAACAGAATACTAATTTCCTTGAGTCTGTTCGAAACAGACAGAAGTTTGCACTGAACGAGGTGAACGGGCACCGCTCATGTACTATCGTGAACATGGGTGCTATAGCGCTTCAACTAAACAGAACACTGCAGTTTGACCCGGTAAATGAAATGTTTGTCAATGACGAAGAAGCTAACAGACTGATTGATCAGCCTATGAGAGCTCCCTGGACTATATAA
- a CDS encoding family 16 glycoside hydrolase gives MKHIRFIIFFLSLLITAGIQAQTPQGRTDATIIADALAQLPADTPKNYNQIISDLVSTGEKGLLEIIGRMNPPGKESNEVLDYAISGWTSFVANDYNKRSVAEKAFGKALAQPLDKEVKAFIIRQLRKIGTDESVNVLADFLTDSYLSDDASQALVSIGTEKAHDALLIALSSGGSDEIRLNLVNAIAQTDYQKAEPALLSLLSNSTQEKMEKVILNALANVGSEDALEPLREAAAKAGFAYNKNSATASYIKLLDRLNNGNPKLVEKEAKKLLSTASRQNDTGLRSAAMQLILAQESTKKVNLLKNVIKDGDITYINAVLNAYPFQNDKKANELILKELSSNKSTQIQTTLIYWSAENNGKTALPQIIRLVKSSDKEVQKAAAHSLARIGGDEALIALAALLKSDDKETVTLTQNALSTFDGDISYTLASVFNECGDEGKKAILQLIANRKMESQYNLVYNQIFTGNTVVKTEAANTLKEVVTDRNLSDLFTLLEQSDASYAPAIRQAINAALNYLPADEQLNLVAGRMGKSANKHLYYSALANSGTPQAMDLISKAYGKETGKNKSAAFEALAGWKSFNVVYPLLDIARSSKNNQELEKVTDALVSTIAGSNKTGAVKYLFLRETMSFAQNDKQKNEIIKLMGTTAQYQAMLFVAPYMEQPQTSETAAIAAMNIAINNPSFAGTETKKILDKVSQTLQNPDADYQRQSIQKYLSENSQEGGYISIFNGENLDGWKGLVANPIKRAAMNKKELTQAQQKADKEAAESWIVEDGVLLFTGKGDNLCTEEQYGDFDMLIDWKLYEGPEPDAGIYLRGTPQVQIWDTARVNVGAQVGSGGLYNNQVNPSKPLKVADIKVGEWNTFRIKMIGDRVSVWLNGQLVTDNVILENYWDRSQPIFPVEQIELQAHGSKVAYRDILIKELERPEPFKLSEQEKKEGFEVLFDGTNMHHWTGNTTDYIMEDGVIAVYPGKNYSGINRNLYTKKEYDNFVFRFEFMLTPDANNGLGIRTPMEGDAAYQGMELQILDNEAPVYKDLQKYQYHGSVYGVIPAKRGFLKPTGEWNYQEVIADGDNIKVILNGTTILDGNIREAAKNGTIDGREHPGLFNKKGHIGFLGHGTVVKFRNIRVKEL, from the coding sequence ATGAAACATATACGATTTATCATATTTTTTCTGAGCCTTCTGATAACTGCCGGAATTCAGGCTCAGACACCGCAAGGCAGAACCGATGCTACCATCATCGCCGATGCACTGGCCCAACTGCCGGCAGACACCCCGAAGAATTACAACCAGATTATTTCAGATTTAGTCTCCACCGGTGAAAAGGGACTGCTGGAAATTATAGGAAGGATGAATCCTCCCGGAAAAGAGAGTAACGAAGTGCTGGATTACGCCATTAGCGGCTGGACCAGCTTTGTGGCAAACGACTACAACAAACGGTCAGTGGCTGAAAAAGCATTCGGAAAGGCACTCGCCCAACCTCTCGATAAAGAGGTGAAGGCATTCATTATACGCCAACTCAGAAAAATAGGAACTGACGAAAGTGTAAACGTATTAGCCGATTTCCTTACTGACAGCTATCTCTCAGACGATGCGTCGCAAGCGCTGGTAAGTATCGGAACAGAGAAAGCACATGATGCTCTACTGATAGCTCTCTCCTCAGGTGGATCGGATGAGATAAGGCTCAACCTTGTTAACGCCATTGCCCAGACCGATTACCAAAAAGCCGAACCGGCCCTGCTTAGCCTGTTAAGCAACAGCACACAGGAAAAAATGGAAAAAGTAATTCTCAATGCATTAGCCAATGTGGGGTCAGAAGATGCCCTTGAACCATTAAGAGAGGCAGCGGCAAAGGCCGGATTTGCATATAATAAAAACAGTGCCACTGCATCATATATCAAATTACTTGACAGGCTCAACAACGGCAACCCCAAACTGGTAGAGAAAGAAGCAAAGAAGCTACTTTCCACTGCTTCCAGACAGAATGACACGGGACTGAGGAGTGCTGCCATGCAATTGATCCTAGCACAGGAATCCACGAAAAAAGTGAACTTATTGAAGAATGTTATTAAAGATGGTGATATCACTTATATAAACGCTGTGCTCAACGCATACCCTTTTCAGAATGATAAAAAAGCGAATGAGCTGATATTAAAGGAGCTATCCTCTAACAAATCGACCCAGATACAGACAACCCTTATCTACTGGTCTGCAGAAAACAACGGAAAAACAGCCCTTCCTCAAATCATAAGGCTTGTAAAATCTTCTGACAAGGAAGTGCAAAAGGCTGCAGCTCATTCTCTTGCAAGAATCGGTGGAGATGAGGCTCTTATTGCATTAGCTGCCCTGCTAAAAAGCGATGATAAAGAGACAGTTACACTAACACAAAATGCTTTATCAACCTTTGACGGTGATATATCTTACACCCTTGCATCAGTTTTTAACGAATGCGGAGATGAGGGGAAAAAGGCAATCCTGCAACTTATTGCAAACCGCAAAATGGAGAGCCAATACAATCTCGTTTATAATCAGATATTTACTGGCAATACAGTAGTGAAAACCGAAGCTGCAAACACACTGAAAGAGGTTGTAACTGACAGAAACCTATCTGACCTTTTCACCCTGCTTGAGCAGTCCGATGCAAGCTATGCACCCGCAATACGGCAGGCAATTAATGCGGCACTCAACTATCTTCCGGCGGATGAGCAACTGAATCTGGTTGCCGGAAGAATGGGTAAATCTGCCAACAAACACCTCTATTACAGCGCCCTTGCAAACAGCGGAACCCCGCAGGCAATGGATCTTATTTCCAAAGCATATGGTAAAGAAACCGGTAAAAATAAAAGCGCTGCTTTTGAAGCACTTGCCGGATGGAAATCGTTTAACGTTGTTTATCCTCTTTTGGATATAGCAAGAAGCAGCAAAAACAATCAGGAACTGGAAAAGGTAACCGATGCGCTTGTTTCGACAATCGCCGGATCTAATAAAACAGGTGCCGTTAAATACCTCTTCCTGCGCGAAACGATGTCATTTGCCCAAAACGACAAACAGAAGAATGAAATTATTAAACTGATGGGCACTACCGCCCAATACCAGGCAATGCTTTTCGTTGCTCCCTATATGGAGCAGCCTCAAACAAGCGAGACAGCTGCTATTGCGGCAATGAATATTGCAATTAACAATCCCTCTTTTGCCGGCACAGAAACAAAGAAAATACTGGATAAAGTAAGTCAAACACTTCAAAATCCCGATGCAGACTATCAGAGGCAATCCATCCAGAAATATCTCTCGGAAAACTCACAGGAGGGAGGATATATTTCTATCTTTAATGGGGAAAACCTGGACGGATGGAAAGGATTGGTGGCAAACCCGATCAAAAGGGCAGCCATGAACAAGAAAGAACTTACTCAGGCACAGCAGAAAGCAGACAAGGAAGCAGCAGAAAGCTGGATTGTTGAAGATGGAGTACTGCTCTTTACGGGAAAAGGCGACAACCTCTGTACCGAGGAACAATACGGCGATTTTGATATGCTAATAGACTGGAAACTGTATGAAGGGCCTGAACCTGATGCTGGCATCTATCTTCGCGGAACTCCGCAGGTACAAATATGGGACACAGCAAGAGTAAACGTAGGTGCACAAGTCGGGTCAGGCGGGCTCTATAATAATCAGGTGAATCCCAGTAAACCACTTAAGGTGGCAGATATAAAGGTGGGTGAATGGAATACATTCCGTATCAAGATGATAGGCGACCGCGTTTCGGTGTGGCTTAACGGCCAGCTGGTAACTGACAATGTCATTCTGGAAAACTATTGGGATCGCAGCCAGCCGATATTCCCTGTTGAGCAAATTGAGTTGCAGGCTCACGGTAGCAAAGTGGCATATCGCGACATCTTGATCAAAGAACTGGAACGCCCTGAACCATTCAAACTCTCAGAACAGGAGAAAAAAGAAGGGTTTGAGGTACTCTTCGATGGTACAAACATGCATCACTGGACAGGAAACACCACCGACTATATTATGGAAGATGGAGTGATAGCAGTATATCCTGGTAAGAACTACAGCGGAATCAACCGTAACCTCTACACCAAGAAAGAGTATGATAATTTTGTCTTTCGTTTTGAGTTTATGCTCACACCCGATGCCAACAACGGGCTGGGGATTCGTACTCCGATGGAAGGTGATGCTGCCTACCAGGGTATGGAGCTGCAGATTCTCGATAATGAAGCACCCGTTTATAAAGACCTGCAGAAATATCAGTATCACGGGTCGGTATATGGGGTGATCCCAGCTAAAAGAGGCTTCCTTAAACCGACAGGCGAATGGAATTACCAGGAAGTTATTGCCGATGGAGACAATATTAAAGTAATACTGAATGGGACAACAATCTTAGACGGAAATATTCGTGAAGCTGCCAAAAACGGAACGATAGATGGCAGAGAGCACCCGGGACTTTTCAATAAAAAAGGACATATCGGATTTCTGGGACACGGAACGGTTGTGAAATTCAGGAATATAAGAGTAAAGGAGTTGTAG
- a CDS encoding Gfo/Idh/MocA family protein — protein MQQNNQLSRRNFLKSSLVAGTIGITAGIPILSSCSSQKKDKKAGLTLPVLPDQAPDGKVLKAGLVGCGGRGTGAAIDFLNAGPNLQIVALGDVFQDKMDACREILKKKKNVEIPDENCFIGFDSYEKVIDSGIDIVLLCTPPHFRPTHVEAAVNAKKHIFMEKPIAVDPTGVRKVLAAVKRAESLNLNIISGTIRRSQKDYMETRRRVLNGEIGEITGANIIRNGGALWFRNRRPEWTDMEYMLRNWVNFCWLSGDHITEQFIHEIDVMNWYFGQYPVKATGWGGRQRRVTGDQYDFFSIEYLYENGMRGHCASRQIDGCSNGKVEQINCSNGYADASGKLYDLKGNIVWEYPLPAENDNQSEWKVTNPFVQEHINLVTAIRTGNTINDGVDQAYSTLVTIMGRIAAYTGKDITWDEILNSELYLGPKTYLMGKVENIPETIPLAGAPHKE, from the coding sequence ATGCAACAAAACAATCAATTATCACGGAGAAATTTTCTAAAAAGTTCATTAGTAGCCGGAACAATAGGAATAACCGCTGGAATTCCGATTCTGAGTTCTTGCTCATCTCAAAAAAAAGATAAAAAAGCCGGGTTAACACTCCCTGTATTACCAGATCAGGCACCCGATGGAAAAGTTCTAAAAGCCGGATTGGTCGGTTGTGGTGGTCGTGGTACTGGTGCTGCAATAGATTTCCTGAATGCAGGGCCAAATCTGCAGATAGTGGCTCTTGGTGATGTCTTCCAGGATAAGATGGATGCCTGCAGGGAGATTTTGAAAAAGAAAAAAAATGTGGAAATTCCTGATGAGAATTGTTTTATTGGTTTCGACAGCTATGAGAAAGTTATTGATTCGGGAATTGATATAGTACTGTTATGCACACCTCCACATTTTCGTCCTACACATGTAGAGGCCGCTGTGAACGCAAAAAAACATATCTTTATGGAGAAGCCTATTGCTGTTGACCCCACAGGTGTAAGGAAAGTGCTGGCAGCAGTAAAAAGAGCTGAATCACTTAATCTGAATATAATCAGCGGGACCATTCGCCGTTCACAGAAGGACTATATGGAGACCCGACGAAGGGTATTAAACGGTGAAATCGGTGAAATAACCGGAGCAAACATTATCAGGAACGGGGGAGCCTTGTGGTTTCGCAACAGAAGGCCGGAATGGACAGATATGGAGTATATGCTAAGAAACTGGGTAAACTTCTGCTGGCTGTCGGGAGATCATATTACAGAACAGTTCATTCACGAGATAGATGTGATGAACTGGTATTTTGGGCAGTACCCTGTAAAAGCTACCGGTTGGGGAGGGCGCCAAAGAAGGGTCACCGGTGATCAGTATGACTTTTTCAGTATCGAATATCTTTATGAAAACGGCATGCGAGGACATTGCGCTTCACGTCAGATAGACGGGTGCAGTAATGGGAAAGTTGAGCAGATTAATTGCTCAAACGGTTATGCAGACGCATCCGGAAAGCTGTATGACCTGAAAGGAAATATTGTTTGGGAGTACCCTTTACCTGCTGAAAATGACAACCAGTCGGAATGGAAAGTGACCAATCCCTTCGTTCAGGAACATATAAACCTGGTCACCGCAATAAGAACAGGGAACACCATAAACGACGGGGTTGACCAGGCTTACTCTACGCTTGTAACCATTATGGGTAGAATAGCAGCATACACAGGAAAAGACATAACCTGGGATGAGATATTGAATTCCGAGTTATACCTGGGTCCCAAAACTTACCTTATGGGTAAAGTGGAAAACATCCCCGAGACAATTCCTTTGGCAGGTGCACCTCACAAAGAATAG
- a CDS encoding ECF transporter S component: protein MSTTAKLYSLRLSNTKTYLFAAVFIAGNLLLPQLAHLVPQGGFIFLPIYFFTLIAAYKYGIHVGLLTAILSPLANSLLFGMPPVAVLPAIMIKSGILAIAAAMAAKHFGKVSLLGILIAVIAYQVIGTGIEWIMTQNFTVAAQDFRIGIPGMIIQLFGGYFVLKALARV from the coding sequence ATGTCCACAACAGCTAAACTGTATTCTTTAAGACTAAGCAACACGAAAACCTATCTATTCGCTGCTGTTTTTATTGCAGGAAACCTTCTGTTACCACAGCTGGCACACCTAGTTCCGCAAGGTGGGTTTATATTTTTGCCAATATATTTCTTCACCCTGATTGCCGCTTATAAATATGGCATTCATGTGGGACTACTAACAGCTATCCTGTCACCCTTGGCCAACAGCTTACTATTTGGCATGCCACCGGTAGCTGTACTTCCAGCCATAATGATCAAATCGGGCATTCTGGCTATCGCTGCAGCAATGGCTGCAAAACATTTTGGAAAAGTGTCTCTATTAGGCATTTTGATTGCTGTCATAGCCTATCAGGTTATCGGAACGGGTATTGAGTGGATAATGACTCAAAATTTCACCGTTGCTGCTCAGGATTTCCGTATCGGTATTCCCGGAATGATTATCCAGCTTTTCGGCGGATATTTTGTGCTGAAAGCACTGGCCAGAGTTTAA
- a CDS encoding phosphoribosyltransferase — MIEVKPFEEVMKKFREIEFRETFDMIVAIANGGVIPAAIINQRLNVEIQLLKINLRDPSQKPKYDSPVLVSPINFEYKNKTVLLVEDRIKTGATVDFAINLLHGARQIKTFAVNGRADYSLYDESCFRFPWIV, encoded by the coding sequence ATGATTGAAGTAAAACCTTTCGAAGAGGTTATGAAAAAGTTTCGCGAGATAGAGTTCCGCGAGACTTTCGATATGATTGTGGCAATTGCCAACGGGGGTGTAATACCTGCTGCAATCATCAATCAGCGTTTGAACGTAGAAATACAACTGTTAAAAATAAACCTGCGAGATCCCAGCCAAAAGCCTAAATACGACAGCCCGGTACTTGTCTCTCCAATAAATTTCGAATATAAGAATAAGACAGTGCTATTGGTTGAAGATCGTATAAAAACAGGTGCTACAGTAGATTTTGCTATCAATCTTTTACATGGCGCCAGGCAGATAAAAACCTTTGCCGTGAACGGCAGGGCTGATTATTCGCTATATGACGAATCATGTTTCAGATTTCCCTGGATTGTATGA
- a CDS encoding acyltransferase family protein: MKQKTRNEIQPQRLKSLDALRGFDMFWIMGAGEFFILLGSLTGLPALQWWANQMTHIEWHGFHAYDMIFPLFLFIAGVSFPFSAQKRLKMEDGRNSLYRHIFKRGLLLVLIGIIYNNGISFDFANLRYASVLGRIGLAWMFATLIFMNTKKSKTRVIWFWGILIFYWLLFVLFKAPDTGDPDHYSMQGNIASYIDRLLLPGRFCCFELGDNEGILALISATGTGLLGILTGELLLTNLKPLKKVLYMAIAGVILMIAGQLWNLAFPINKILWSSSFVCWVGGISLLLMAIFYLIIDVWRLSKWSFFFVVIGMNPITIYLANRIIRWGNANEFFFRGIAELFPETWAPIVMSAGYITIGWVFLYILYRRKIFLKI, translated from the coding sequence ATGAAACAAAAAACTAGAAACGAGATTCAGCCACAGCGACTAAAGTCACTCGATGCTCTGAGAGGATTCGACATGTTCTGGATTATGGGTGCAGGTGAGTTTTTTATACTGCTGGGCTCTTTAACCGGATTACCCGCTCTGCAGTGGTGGGCAAACCAGATGACACATATAGAATGGCATGGTTTTCACGCATATGACATGATCTTTCCTTTGTTCCTTTTCATTGCCGGTGTCTCATTTCCCTTCTCTGCACAAAAGCGTTTAAAGATGGAAGATGGAAGGAATTCACTTTACAGGCATATTTTTAAGAGAGGGTTGCTACTTGTGCTGATAGGTATTATTTACAATAACGGTATCAGCTTCGATTTCGCAAACCTGCGTTATGCAAGCGTTCTGGGACGAATTGGACTGGCATGGATGTTTGCCACATTGATTTTCATGAATACGAAAAAATCAAAAACACGTGTAATCTGGTTCTGGGGTATCCTGATTTTCTACTGGCTCCTTTTTGTACTGTTTAAGGCACCTGATACTGGAGATCCCGATCATTATTCAATGCAGGGAAATATTGCAAGTTATATCGACAGGCTTCTGTTACCGGGACGTTTCTGCTGTTTTGAGCTGGGAGATAACGAAGGGATATTGGCTCTGATCTCCGCTACTGGGACAGGATTATTAGGTATTCTGACAGGGGAGCTGCTTTTAACAAACCTGAAACCATTAAAGAAAGTATTGTATATGGCTATTGCAGGTGTTATCCTTATGATAGCAGGTCAGTTATGGAATCTTGCCTTCCCTATTAATAAAATACTGTGGTCCAGCTCTTTTGTCTGTTGGGTTGGAGGTATAAGCCTGCTTTTGATGGCTATTTTTTACCTGATTATTGACGTGTGGAGGTTAAGTAAGTGGTCTTTTTTCTTCGTCGTGATAGGGATGAACCCTATTACAATCTATCTTGCTAACCGTATCATACGGTGGGGAAATGCAAATGAATTTTTCTTCCGTGGTATTGCTGAACTCTTTCCCGAAACTTGGGCTCCCATTGTCATGTCTGCAGGATATATAACCATAGGATGGGTGTTTCTTTATATCCTCTATAGGCGAAAAATATTTCTTAAGATATAA